In Halostella litorea, a single window of DNA contains:
- a CDS encoding 50S ribosomal protein L13: protein MSLAEFEADVVVDARDCILGRVASQVAEAALDGDRVAVINAEDAVITGGEEDIMSTFRKRRDLGSDSGPYYPKRPDEILKRSIRGMLPYKKQRGREAFENVRVYVGNPHDRDGEILEGTSLDRLSNIRFVHLGEVSEQLGANVTW from the coding sequence ATGAGTCTCGCCGAGTTCGAAGCCGACGTCGTCGTGGATGCGCGCGACTGCATCCTCGGCCGCGTCGCAAGTCAGGTCGCGGAGGCCGCGCTCGACGGCGATCGCGTGGCCGTGATCAACGCGGAGGACGCGGTGATCACGGGCGGCGAGGAAGACATCATGTCCACGTTCCGGAAGCGCCGGGATCTCGGCTCCGACAGCGGGCCGTACTACCCGAAGCGTCCGGACGAGATCCTCAAGCGCTCGATCCGCGGGATGCTCCCCTACAAGAAGCAGCGCGGCCGAGAGGCGTTCGAGAACGTCCGCGTCTACGTGGGCAACCCCCACGACCGCGACGGGGAGATCCTCGAGGGCACGTCGCTGGACCGACTGTCGAACATCCGCTTCGTCCACCTGGGCGAGGTCAGCGAGCAACTGGGTGCTAACGTCACATGGTAA
- a CDS encoding 50S ribosomal protein L18e: MSKTNPRLSSLVAELKSVARDADANVWKDVAARLEKPRRTHAEVNLGRIERYAEEDETVIVPGKVLGSGALQKSVTVAAVDFSSTAETKIEQVGETIKLEQAIEQNPEGSNVRVIR, from the coding sequence ATGAGTAAGACAAATCCGAGGCTGAGCAGTCTTGTCGCCGAGCTGAAATCGGTGGCGCGAGATGCGGACGCGAACGTCTGGAAGGACGTCGCGGCCCGCCTCGAGAAACCACGCCGAACGCACGCTGAAGTCAATCTCGGCCGCATCGAGCGGTACGCCGAGGAGGACGAGACGGTCATCGTGCCCGGCAAGGTTCTCGGGAGCGGCGCGCTGCAGAAAAGCGTCACCGTCGCCGCCGTCGACTTCTCGTCGACGGCAGAGACGAAGATAGAGCAGGTCGGCGAAACGATCAAGCTTGAACAGGCGATCGAACAGAACCCCGAAGGCAGCAACGTGCGGGTGATCCGATGA
- a CDS encoding Ntn hydrolase family protein, whose protein sequence is MARPSGPAAAHDGTARNADGDGAGRRTAPDGTVAKTGTTTVGIAATNGVALAADRRASLGGRFVANKGVDKVEQVHPSAAMTLSGSVGDAQAVVRQLRSEASLYEARRGRPLSMDALARVAGDLLRGAPVTPVLGGVDGDGTHVYDLDGGGGVMADDYAATGSGMQVAYGVLERQYEPDADLDGAVAAAADAVAAASERDTASGNGVLVARVTADGVAFETHDDPTEVA, encoded by the coding sequence ATGGCACGACCCTCCGGGCCGGCGGCGGCCCACGACGGAACGGCACGGAACGCGGACGGCGACGGCGCGGGCCGGCGGACAGCCCCCGACGGGACCGTCGCAAAGACGGGGACGACCACCGTCGGCATCGCGGCGACCAACGGGGTCGCCCTCGCGGCGGACCGCCGGGCCAGCCTCGGCGGCCGGTTCGTCGCGAACAAAGGCGTCGACAAGGTCGAGCAGGTCCACCCCTCGGCGGCGATGACGCTGTCGGGGTCCGTCGGCGACGCGCAGGCGGTCGTCCGACAGCTCCGCTCCGAGGCGAGCCTCTACGAGGCGCGTCGCGGGCGGCCGCTGTCGATGGACGCGCTGGCGCGGGTCGCGGGCGACCTGCTCCGCGGCGCGCCGGTGACGCCCGTCCTCGGCGGCGTCGACGGCGACGGGACGCACGTGTACGACCTCGACGGCGGCGGCGGGGTGATGGCCGACGACTACGCCGCGACGGGCAGCGGGATGCAGGTCGCCTACGGCGTCCTCGAGCGGCAGTACGAGCCGGACGCCGACCTCGACGGAGCCGTCGCGGCCGCCGCCGACGCGGTCGCCGCGGCCAGCGAGCGCGACACGGCCAGCGGCAACGGCGTCCTGGTCGCGCGCGTCACGGCGGACGGCGTGGCGTTCGAGACCCACGACGACCCGACGGAGGTGGCGTAG
- a CDS encoding uracil-DNA glycosylase yields the protein MDAHQQDTANPFGMDEDCENCPGLCGARTQVVHGYGDVGADFAFVGERPGPGADGTGVPFTGDAGGEAFLSVLRRLGLCASPADSEEPELHNAFLTYLTRCRHPERPPTDEEVATCEPYLNAEIRMINPEIIVPVGERALAEVSTEYTTTPADEFDLVSDAGEAIRGRGFELVPMIPPGEATDEQTQSFVESFSALMASDYRQTKGRRSR from the coding sequence GTGGACGCACACCAGCAGGACACCGCGAACCCGTTCGGGATGGACGAGGACTGCGAGAACTGTCCCGGCCTCTGCGGGGCGCGCACGCAGGTCGTCCACGGCTACGGCGACGTGGGTGCGGACTTCGCGTTCGTCGGCGAGCGCCCCGGCCCGGGCGCGGACGGGACGGGCGTCCCCTTTACCGGCGACGCGGGCGGCGAGGCGTTCCTCTCGGTGTTGCGGCGGCTCGGGCTGTGTGCCTCCCCGGCCGACAGCGAGGAGCCGGAGCTACACAACGCCTTCCTCACGTACCTCACGCGCTGTCGCCACCCCGAGCGCCCGCCGACCGACGAGGAGGTAGCGACCTGCGAACCGTATCTCAACGCCGAGATCCGAATGATAAACCCCGAGATCATCGTGCCCGTCGGGGAGCGCGCGCTGGCGGAGGTGTCGACGGAGTACACGACGACCCCCGCCGACGAGTTCGACCTCGTCTCCGACGCCGGCGAGGCGATCCGCGGGCGCGGCTTCGAACTCGTCCCCATGATACCGCCCGGCGAGGCGACCGACGAGCAGACGCAGTCGTTCGTCGAGTCGTTCTCGGCGCTGATGGCCAGCGACTACCGGCAGACGAAGGGCCGCCGGAGCCGATAG
- a CDS encoding 30S ribosomal protein S13, translated as MSAEEPQDTPEDDEDLRYFVRIGQTDLDGTKSVERSLIEMNGIGRRTARIIAEEADVNRKATFGRLDDDEIDRVVEEVESYADTVPEWLTNRRNDFFSGETTHETGNDLSMTRRQDINRMKMISSYRGVRHQRGQKVRGQRTKSTGRTEGTIGVNVEEIREEAEEEAAEEGGEE; from the coding sequence ATGAGTGCAGAAGAACCACAGGACACACCCGAAGACGACGAGGACCTTCGGTACTTCGTCCGCATCGGGCAGACGGACCTCGATGGGACGAAGTCAGTCGAACGGTCCCTCATCGAGATGAACGGCATCGGGCGACGAACGGCCCGCATCATCGCCGAGGAGGCCGACGTCAACCGAAAGGCGACGTTCGGCCGCCTCGACGACGACGAGATCGACCGCGTGGTCGAGGAAGTCGAGAGCTACGCGGACACGGTCCCGGAGTGGCTCACCAACCGCCGGAACGACTTCTTCTCCGGCGAGACCACCCACGAGACCGGTAACGACCTCTCGATGACCCGCCGGCAGGACATCAACCGCATGAAGATGATCAGCTCTTACCGGGGCGTGCGCCACCAGCGCGGGCAGAAGGTCCGCGGGCAGCGCACCAAGTCCACCGGCCGGACCGAGGGGACCATCGGCGTCAACGTGGAGGAGATCCGCGAGGAAGCCGAGGAAGAAGCCGCCGAGGAGGGTGGTGAGGAATAA
- a CDS encoding 30S ribosomal protein S4: MPLGSKTKAYETPNHPFQGERIASEHDLVGRYGLKNKEELWRAQSELRSYRREARALLGRAQGDAEAAAERGDEFLARLKRIGVLDEEDGLDDILSLEINDVLERRLQTVVYRKGLANTPEQARQFIVHGHVVVGEARVTRPSYKVDVDEEGVIAFDETSPLADELHPERAEEQ; this comes from the coding sequence ATGCCGCTCGGTAGCAAGACGAAGGCCTACGAGACGCCGAACCACCCGTTCCAGGGCGAGCGCATCGCCTCGGAGCACGACCTGGTCGGCCGCTACGGCCTCAAGAACAAGGAGGAACTGTGGCGCGCACAGTCCGAACTGCGTTCCTACCGCCGCGAGGCGCGGGCGCTGCTCGGCCGCGCACAGGGCGACGCCGAGGCCGCCGCCGAGCGCGGCGACGAGTTCCTCGCCCGCCTGAAGCGCATCGGCGTCCTCGACGAGGAGGACGGCCTCGACGACATCCTGTCCCTGGAGATCAACGACGTGCTCGAGCGTCGCCTCCAGACGGTCGTCTACCGCAAGGGCCTGGCGAACACGCCCGAGCAGGCGCGACAGTTCATCGTCCACGGGCACGTCGTCGTCGGCGAGGCCCGCGTCACGCGGCCGTCGTACAAGGTCGACGTCGACGAGGAGGGCGTCATCGCCTTCGACGAGACCAGCCCGCTCGCGGACGAACTCCACCCCGAACGCGCGGAGGAACAATAA
- the moaA gene encoding GTP 3',8-cyclase MoaA: protein MLADDFGREVTGVRVSLTDRCNFDCVYCHNEGLGDTRGPMDPQDDEMTADEVVRFLEVAAEFGVDSVKFTGGEPMLRDDLEEIVRRTPDAMEVSMTTNGTFLPGRAEALVDAGLERVNVSQDALDPDDFAKVTQSGAYEQVIEGVEAALDAGLDPVKLNMVVFEQTAGYVPQMVDHVAENEGLQLQLIEYMPELTGRPEWAVDIERVHGWLAEQADRVERREMHGRRRYWVTPDDGAAAGGTGAGDVAADGDAGMVEIVDPVENRSFCANCHRVRVTHEGYLKGCLNRNDDLRSMGEMTRAEIRETFRETVENRVPYYGEYMVENEDGEWEMNEEYLA, encoded by the coding sequence ATGCTCGCGGACGACTTCGGTCGGGAGGTCACGGGGGTCCGGGTGTCGCTCACCGACCGGTGTAACTTCGACTGCGTCTACTGTCACAACGAGGGGCTGGGCGACACCCGCGGCCCGATGGACCCCCAGGACGACGAGATGACCGCCGACGAGGTCGTCCGCTTTCTGGAGGTCGCCGCGGAGTTCGGCGTCGACTCGGTGAAGTTCACCGGCGGCGAGCCGATGCTCCGCGACGACCTGGAGGAAATCGTCCGCCGCACGCCCGACGCGATGGAGGTGTCGATGACGACCAACGGCACGTTCCTCCCCGGACGCGCCGAGGCGCTCGTCGACGCCGGGCTCGAACGCGTCAACGTCTCGCAGGACGCGCTGGACCCGGACGACTTCGCCAAGGTCACCCAGAGCGGCGCGTACGAGCAGGTCATCGAGGGCGTCGAGGCGGCGCTCGACGCCGGCCTCGACCCCGTGAAGCTCAACATGGTCGTGTTCGAGCAGACCGCGGGATACGTCCCGCAGATGGTCGACCACGTCGCCGAGAACGAGGGGCTGCAGCTCCAGCTCATCGAGTACATGCCGGAGCTGACCGGCCGGCCCGAGTGGGCGGTCGATATCGAGCGCGTCCACGGCTGGCTGGCCGAGCAGGCCGACCGGGTCGAGCGCCGCGAGATGCACGGCCGGCGCCGTTACTGGGTGACGCCGGACGACGGGGCCGCGGCCGGCGGCACCGGCGCGGGCGACGTCGCGGCCGACGGCGACGCGGGGATGGTCGAGATCGTCGACCCCGTCGAGAACAGATCGTTCTGCGCGAACTGCCACCGCGTGCGCGTCACGCACGAAGGATACCTCAAAGGCTGTCTCAACCGCAACGACGACCTGCGCTCGATGGGCGAGATGACCAGAGCGGAGATCAGGGAGACGTTCCGCGAGACCGTCGAGAACCGCGTGCCGTACTACGGCGAGTACATGGTCGAGAACGAGGACGGCGAGTGGGAGATGAACGAGGAGTACCTCGCCTGA
- a CDS encoding 30S ribosomal protein S9, which yields MVTNTSGKKKTAIARATVSDGDGKVRINSQPVELVEPELSRLKMLEPFRIAGDEREQVDVDVRVEGGGISGQADAVRTAIARGIVQHLGDAELRDAFMEFDRSLLVNDVRQSEPKKWGGPGARARYQKSYR from the coding sequence ATGGTAACCAACACGAGCGGCAAGAAAAAGACCGCAATCGCCCGCGCCACCGTGAGCGACGGCGACGGTAAGGTCCGCATCAACTCCCAGCCAGTCGAGCTGGTCGAACCGGAGCTCTCGCGCCTGAAGATGCTGGAGCCGTTCCGCATCGCCGGCGACGAGCGCGAACAGGTCGACGTGGACGTCCGCGTCGAGGGCGGCGGCATCAGCGGTCAGGCCGACGCCGTCCGCACCGCCATCGCCCGCGGCATCGTCCAGCACCTCGGCGACGCCGAACTCCGCGACGCGTTCATGGAGTTCGACCGCTCGCTGCTGGTCAACGACGTCCGCCAGTCCGAGCCCAAGAAGTGGGGCGGTCCCGGTGCGCGGGCCCGCTACCAGAAGTCCTACCGCTGA
- the eno gene encoding phosphopyruvate hydratase, with product MTLITTVRLRRVLDSRGNATVEADVLTESGGFGRAAAPSGASTGEYEAIELPAQEAIAKARELAVPRLEGQVYAGNQRDVDAALRGADGTDDFSEIGANSAVAISMAAAKAGADVLGAPTYQHLGGTFRGENFPVPLGNVIGGGEHAADATHIQEFLAAPVGAPSVSDAVFANAAVHQEVADVLDERGVPAGKGDEGAWAPSIDDAEAFEIMDEAVATVADEFGFEIGFGLDMAGAELYDADEDGYVYGDEVRDTDEQIAYVAELVDEYDLVYVEDPLDEDDYEAFAELTDEVGDRTLVCGDDLFVTNTARLQDGIDVGAGNSILIKPNQIGTLTDAFDAIELAEEHGYDAVVSHRSGETEDATIAHLAVATDAPFIKTGTVGGERTAKLNELIRIADDAL from the coding sequence ATGACGCTCATCACCACCGTCCGACTGCGGCGCGTGCTCGACTCCCGCGGGAACGCCACCGTCGAGGCCGACGTGCTCACCGAGAGCGGCGGCTTCGGCCGCGCGGCGGCCCCCAGCGGCGCGAGCACCGGCGAGTACGAGGCGATCGAACTGCCGGCCCAGGAGGCCATCGCGAAGGCCCGCGAACTCGCCGTGCCCCGACTTGAGGGGCAGGTGTACGCGGGCAACCAGCGCGACGTCGACGCCGCCCTGCGCGGCGCGGACGGCACCGACGACTTCTCCGAGATCGGCGCGAACAGCGCCGTCGCCATCAGCATGGCCGCCGCGAAGGCCGGTGCCGACGTGCTGGGCGCGCCGACGTACCAGCACCTCGGCGGCACGTTCCGGGGCGAGAACTTCCCGGTCCCGCTCGGCAACGTCATCGGCGGCGGCGAACACGCCGCCGACGCGACCCACATCCAGGAGTTCCTCGCCGCGCCGGTCGGCGCGCCGAGCGTCTCCGACGCGGTGTTTGCCAACGCCGCCGTCCACCAGGAGGTCGCCGACGTCCTCGACGAGCGCGGCGTCCCCGCCGGCAAGGGCGACGAGGGCGCGTGGGCACCGTCGATCGACGACGCGGAGGCGTTCGAGATCATGGACGAGGCCGTCGCGACCGTCGCCGACGAGTTCGGCTTCGAGATCGGCTTCGGCCTCGACATGGCCGGTGCCGAGCTGTACGACGCCGACGAGGACGGCTACGTGTACGGCGACGAGGTCCGCGACACCGACGAGCAGATAGCGTACGTCGCGGAGCTGGTCGACGAGTACGACCTGGTCTACGTCGAGGACCCCCTCGACGAGGACGACTACGAGGCCTTCGCCGAGCTGACCGACGAGGTCGGCGACCGGACGCTGGTCTGTGGCGACGACCTGTTCGTGACGAACACGGCGCGCCTGCAGGACGGCATCGACGTCGGTGCCGGCAACAGCATCCTCATCAAGCCCAACCAGATCGGCACGCTCACCGACGCGTTCGACGCCATCGAGCTCGCCGAGGAGCACGGCTACGACGCCGTCGTCTCCCACCGCAGCGGCGAGACGGAGGACGCGACGATCGCACACCTCGCCGTGGCGACCGACGCGCCGTTCATCAAGACCGGCACCGTCGGCGGCGAGCGAACCGCAAAGCTGAACGAACTCATCCGCATCGCGGACGACGCACTATGA
- a CDS encoding 30S ribosomal protein S11 gives MSESQDEKWGIAHVHASFNNTIITVTDLTGAETVAKSSGGAVVKQNRDEASPYAAMQMAETVAEEVLAAGVEGVHVRVRGPGGNLQKSPGPGAQATIRALARAGLEIGRIEDVTPIPHDGSRAPKGKGGF, from the coding sequence ATGAGCGAATCACAGGACGAGAAGTGGGGCATCGCCCACGTGCACGCATCGTTCAACAACACCATCATCACCGTCACCGACCTGACGGGCGCGGAGACGGTCGCGAAGTCCTCCGGCGGCGCGGTCGTCAAGCAGAACCGCGACGAGGCGTCGCCGTACGCGGCCATGCAGATGGCCGAGACGGTCGCCGAAGAGGTGCTCGCGGCCGGCGTCGAGGGCGTGCACGTCCGCGTGCGCGGCCCCGGCGGCAACCTCCAGAAGAGCCCCGGTCCGGGCGCGCAGGCGACGATCCGCGCGCTCGCCCGTGCCGGCCTGGAGATCGGCCGCATCGAGGACGTCACGCCGATCCCGCACGACGGGTCGCGCGCTCCCAAGGGGAAGGGCGGATTCTAA
- a CDS encoding archaeal proteasome endopeptidase complex subunit alpha yields MQGHDQTAYDRGVTVFSPDGRLYQVEYAREAVTRGHPTVGVRYADGVALAADGRRRSSLQVADSVEKLHAVDDHLGVATAGHVADARRLVDLARVTAQRERLRYGEPMPVEALAKSLADAVQETTQTGGARPFGVALLVAGVDRDGPALYEVDPSGTPTAWRAVAVGGDGGLLDHLEGTYEPGLDESAAVDRALDALRADADDELADGEADVAVIDGEGYRNASRDDG; encoded by the coding sequence ATGCAGGGCCACGACCAGACGGCCTACGACCGCGGCGTCACGGTGTTCTCGCCCGACGGCCGGCTCTACCAGGTCGAGTACGCCCGCGAGGCGGTGACGCGGGGCCACCCCACGGTCGGCGTCCGGTACGCCGACGGCGTCGCCCTCGCGGCCGACGGGCGGCGGCGGTCGTCGCTCCAGGTGGCCGACAGCGTCGAGAAACTGCACGCGGTCGACGACCACCTCGGGGTCGCGACCGCGGGTCACGTGGCCGACGCCCGGCGGCTGGTGGACCTGGCCCGCGTGACCGCACAGCGCGAGCGCCTGCGCTACGGCGAGCCGATGCCCGTCGAGGCGCTGGCCAAGTCGCTTGCCGACGCAGTGCAGGAGACGACCCAGACCGGCGGGGCGCGCCCGTTCGGCGTGGCGCTGCTGGTCGCCGGCGTCGACCGCGACGGCCCGGCGCTGTACGAGGTCGACCCCTCGGGCACGCCGACCGCATGGCGGGCCGTCGCGGTCGGGGGCGACGGCGGACTCCTCGATCACCTGGAGGGGACGTACGAACCGGGCCTCGACGAGTCCGCGGCCGTCGACCGCGCGCTCGACGCGCTCCGGGCGGACGCGGACGACGAACTCGCCGACGGGGAGGCGGACGTGGCGGTGATCGACGGCGAGGGTTACCGGAACGCGAGTCGCGACGACGGGTGA
- a CDS encoding DUF7351 domain-containing protein — MADPADADAAFETLGSEPRLRVLRALVDDDGRPTRRSFSELFEATAVDTTAGFAYHLRQLTDRYVRKVDEAYELTDAGRRVARAVAAGTYTESVDSDPVALDDDCPFCGDAALAATVADNVTTVACDACGRAVLELPFPPSGHDTHGDDLPRAFDVHHRHRIAEFSAGVCPECGGAVEAETEAAGDPGPAVATFTCAACGARLRCPVTLTTLSHPAVVAFYHDHACDVRDRPLWNVGDEWRERVVSEDPWCVRVATRLDGEELALFVARDATVVEHRRADVRDRAEGADAEGTDETGVEGSDASAVEDDAGSASA; from the coding sequence ATGGCCGACCCCGCCGATGCCGACGCCGCGTTCGAGACGCTCGGGAGCGAGCCGCGGCTGCGGGTGCTGCGGGCGCTCGTCGACGACGACGGGCGGCCGACCCGGCGCTCGTTCTCGGAGCTGTTCGAGGCGACGGCGGTCGACACCACCGCCGGCTTCGCGTACCACCTCCGGCAGCTGACCGACCGCTACGTCCGGAAAGTCGACGAGGCCTACGAACTCACCGACGCCGGCCGCCGCGTCGCCCGCGCCGTGGCGGCGGGCACGTACACCGAGAGCGTCGACAGCGACCCGGTCGCCCTCGACGACGACTGCCCGTTCTGCGGCGACGCCGCGCTGGCCGCGACCGTCGCGGACAACGTGACGACCGTCGCCTGCGACGCCTGCGGCCGGGCGGTGCTGGAGCTTCCGTTCCCACCGAGCGGCCACGACACGCACGGGGACGACCTGCCGCGGGCGTTCGACGTCCACCACCGCCACCGCATCGCCGAGTTCTCCGCTGGCGTCTGTCCCGAGTGTGGCGGTGCGGTCGAGGCCGAGACCGAGGCGGCCGGCGACCCGGGGCCGGCCGTCGCGACGTTCACCTGCGCGGCCTGCGGCGCGCGGCTCCGCTGTCCGGTGACGCTGACGACGCTGTCCCACCCGGCGGTCGTCGCCTTCTACCACGACCACGCGTGCGACGTGCGGGACCGCCCGCTGTGGAACGTCGGCGACGAGTGGCGCGAGCGCGTCGTCTCCGAGGACCCCTGGTGCGTCCGGGTGGCGACGCGGCTCGACGGCGAGGAACTCGCCCTGTTCGTCGCCCGCGACGCGACCGTCGTGGAGCACCGGCGCGCGGACGTGCGGGACCGGGCCGAGGGGGCGGACGCCGAGGGAACCGACGAGACCGGCGTCGAGGGGTCCGACGCGTCGGCCGTCGAGGACGACGCCGGGAGCGCCTCCGCCTGA
- a CDS encoding DNA-directed RNA polymerase subunit D, producing the protein MAEEYDVQFIEREDRSARFLVRDVTPAFANGIRRAMIADVPTLSVDTVRVIENSSVMFDEQIAHRLGMVPLTTPAGEFEAGDTVTLSIDVEGPDTAYSGDLVSADSMVEPADDNVPIIDLKDDQRLELEAEAVVDSGKNHAKHQGGVAVGYRHLQYVEVVGDASEFEEQEANVLRGVIEERAAEHADADVENGDLVLTETFDHDLSQRYPGKEVEVHDVDNAFVFHVETDGSFSVEELVTRAVDTLEDRATELRDAVQL; encoded by the coding sequence ATGGCTGAGGAGTACGACGTCCAGTTCATCGAACGCGAGGACCGATCCGCCCGGTTCCTCGTCCGGGACGTCACGCCGGCCTTCGCCAACGGCATCCGCCGGGCGATGATCGCCGACGTGCCGACGCTCTCGGTCGACACCGTGCGGGTGATCGAGAACTCGTCGGTGATGTTCGACGAGCAGATCGCCCACCGGCTCGGGATGGTGCCGCTGACCACGCCCGCCGGGGAGTTCGAGGCGGGCGACACGGTCACCCTGAGCATCGACGTCGAGGGGCCGGACACCGCCTACTCCGGCGACCTCGTCAGCGCCGACAGCATGGTCGAACCGGCCGACGACAACGTGCCGATCATCGACCTGAAGGACGACCAGCGCCTCGAACTGGAGGCCGAAGCGGTGGTGGACTCCGGGAAGAACCACGCCAAACACCAGGGCGGGGTCGCGGTCGGCTACCGCCACCTCCAGTACGTGGAGGTCGTCGGCGACGCCAGCGAGTTCGAAGAGCAGGAGGCGAACGTCCTGCGCGGCGTCATCGAGGAGCGCGCGGCCGAGCACGCCGACGCCGACGTCGAGAACGGCGACCTCGTGCTCACCGAGACGTTCGACCACGACCTCTCGCAGCGCTACCCGGGCAAGGAGGTCGAGGTCCACGACGTCGACAACGCGTTCGTGTTCCACGTCGAGACCGACGGCTCGTTCTCGGTCGAGGAACTCGTGACCCGGGCGGTCGACACGCTGGAGGACCGGGCGACGGAACTCCGCGACGCGGTTCAACTATAG
- a CDS encoding DNA-directed RNA polymerase subunit N: MMVPVRCFTCGNVVGEHWEEFKARAREGDEDPEKVLDELGVERQCCRRMLVSHKDLVDIVAPYQ; the protein is encoded by the coding sequence ATGATGGTACCAGTCCGGTGTTTCACCTGCGGCAACGTCGTGGGTGAACACTGGGAGGAGTTCAAGGCCCGGGCGCGCGAGGGCGACGAGGACCCGGAGAAGGTCCTCGACGAGCTGGGCGTCGAGCGCCAGTGCTGCCGGCGGATGCTCGTGTCGCACAAGGACCTGGTCGACATCGTCGCACCCTACCAGTAA
- a CDS encoding Mrp/NBP35 family ATP-binding protein, whose amino-acid sequence MDADDVLDLLREVEDPDLGDDIVSLNLVNDVTVQGDTARVSLALGAPYSPNETHIADRVREVLGDAGLDADLSAEVDDGLSTDEQVLPTVENVIAVASGKGGVGKSTVAVNLAAGLSQLGARVGLFDADVYGPNVPRMVDADEAPQATADETIVPPERYGMQLMSMAFLVGEDDPVIWRGPMVHKILTQLWEDVEWGHLDYMIVDLPPGTGDTQLSLLQSVPIAGAVIVTTPQEVALDDARKGLEMFGKHDTPVLGIAENMATFKCPDCGGEHPIFGEGGGERFAAEHDMPFLGSVPLDPEVRTGGDEGEPVVLDEDSDTGQAFRDITERVANNVGIVKRRRQ is encoded by the coding sequence ATGGACGCAGACGACGTGCTCGACCTCCTCCGGGAGGTCGAGGACCCGGACCTCGGCGACGACATCGTCTCGCTGAACCTCGTCAACGACGTGACGGTCCAGGGCGACACCGCGCGGGTGTCCCTGGCGCTCGGTGCGCCGTACTCGCCCAACGAGACGCACATCGCCGACCGCGTCCGGGAGGTGCTCGGTGACGCGGGGCTGGACGCCGACCTCTCCGCCGAGGTCGACGACGGCCTGTCGACCGACGAGCAGGTGCTCCCCACCGTCGAGAACGTCATCGCGGTCGCGAGCGGGAAAGGCGGCGTCGGCAAGAGCACCGTCGCCGTCAACCTCGCGGCCGGGCTCTCGCAGTTGGGCGCGCGCGTCGGCCTGTTCGACGCCGACGTGTACGGGCCGAACGTGCCGCGGATGGTCGACGCCGACGAGGCCCCGCAGGCCACCGCCGACGAGACCATCGTCCCGCCCGAGCGCTACGGGATGCAGCTAATGAGCATGGCCTTCCTCGTCGGCGAGGACGACCCCGTCATCTGGCGCGGCCCGATGGTCCACAAGATCCTCACCCAGCTGTGGGAGGACGTCGAGTGGGGCCACCTCGACTACATGATCGTCGACCTGCCGCCGGGCACCGGCGACACCCAGCTCAGCCTGCTCCAGAGCGTCCCCATCGCCGGGGCCGTCATCGTCACGACGCCCCAGGAGGTCGCGCTGGACGACGCCCGGAAGGGCCTGGAGATGTTCGGCAAGCACGACACGCCCGTGCTCGGCATCGCGGAGAACATGGCGACGTTCAAGTGCCCGGACTGCGGCGGCGAACACCCCATCTTCGGCGAGGGCGGCGGCGAGCGCTTCGCCGCCGAGCACGACATGCCGTTCCTCGGGTCGGTGCCGCTGGACCCGGAAGTTCGCACCGGCGGCGACGAGGGCGAGCCGGTCGTGCTGGACGAGGACAGCGACACGGGCCAGGCGTTCCGCGACATCACCGAGCGCGTGGCGAACAACGTCGGCATCGTCAAGCGCCGCCGGCAGTAG
- a CDS encoding DNA-directed RNA polymerase subunit K, with protein sequence MSHERFTRYEKARILGARALQVSYGAPVLIETDQTEPILIAAEEYDAGVLPFTVNREQT encoded by the coding sequence ATGTCACACGAACGCTTCACCCGGTACGAGAAAGCACGCATCCTCGGCGCACGAGCGCTGCAGGTGTCCTACGGCGCGCCGGTCCTCATCGAGACGGACCAGACGGAGCCGATCCTGATCGCCGCCGAGGAGTACGACGCCGGCGTCCTCCCCTTCACCGTCAACAGGGAGCAAACATGA